One window of the Micromonas commoda chromosome 9, complete sequence genome contains the following:
- a CDS encoding predicted protein — MPRTTLAGRIRSSVHDAGADEREVDASLALLADVVLLKGLIDGAPDKTRRLSREPCPHGAKYRSACRVCSACPHGRQRCRCKDCGGASICSHGRKRTTCRECGGGGLCGAHARQRSLCKECGGGSICAHGRRRVICKDCGGAGLCPHGRQHHVCKPCGGASICAHGRRRDRCKPCVAKKFIAATSKS, encoded by the coding sequence atgccGAGGACGACCCTGGCCGGTCGGATCCGATCGagcgtccacgacgccggggcggacgagcgcgaggtcgacgcgtccctcgcgctgctcgccgacgtggtCCTCCTCAAAGGTCTCATCGACGGAGCTCCCGACAAGACGCGACGACTATCGAGAGAGCCGTGTCCCCACGGCGCGAAGTATCGCTCGGCGTGCAGGGTGTGCAGCGCGTGTccgcacggtcgtcagcgctgCAGGTGTAAAGACTGCGGCGGGGCGTCGATATGTTCCCACGGTCGCAAGCGCACGACGTGCAgggagtgcggcggcggcgggctctgCGGGGCACACGCGAGGCAGCGATCGttgtgcaaggagtgcggcggcggttccaTCTGCGCGCACGGTCGCCGACGGGTGATATGTAAGGACTGCGGCGGGGCCGGGCTGTGTCCGCACGGTCGACAGCACCACGTGTGCAAGCCGTGCGGGGGGGCGTCCATCTGCGCgcacggccgccgccgcgaccgatgCAAGCCGTGTGTGGCAAAGAAGTTtatcgccgcgacgtccaaaTCTTAA
- a CDS encoding predicted protein: MKVGTARARGRADWSGHDSPQSRHLGQTGRRREMCCCLPPCFWWLCFTPRALHKIGGPRSLEEIERQRKRREERARRRRWWRCQRAPPDGERNGETATGQVASRGGEIELGEIRVVEDDGRLQNDAEKEIGPADPGWHERIHSNPAFDAPVPPFVPLAVVSEPPKTNKHHLYRRKDYLLSRKQSRERERAKRKVEKELARSGGGGGGGGTSSGNPGGEVTPSPRESAG; the protein is encoded by the coding sequence ATGAAAGTTGGCACtgctcgtgctcgcgggcggGCAGACTGGTCAGGTCATGACTCTCCGCAGTCGCGTCACTTGGGTCAGACGGGGAGGCGCAGAGAGATGTGCTGCTGCCTGCCGCCGTGCTTCTGGTGGCTGTGTTTCACCCCGCGCGCTCTGCACAAAATCGGGGGCCCGCGGAGcctcgaggagatcgagcgGCAGCGGAAGAggcgggaggagcgcgcgcggcgacggcgctggtGGCGATGTCAACGCGCCCCCCCGGATGGAGAGCGAAACGGGGAAACCGCGACGGGGcaggtcgcgtcgcgcggcggcgagatcgagctcggcgagattcgcgtcgtcgaggacgacggaaGGCTCCAGAacgacgccgagaaggagatCGGCCCGGCGGACCCGGGGTGGCACGAGCGCATCCACTCCAAccccgcgttcgacgcgccggtgcccccgttcgtcccgctcgcggtggtgagCGAACCTCCCAAGACAAACAAGCACCACCTGTACAGACGAAAGGATTACCTGCTCTCCAGGAAACAGAGCCGGGAACGGGAGAGGGCGAAACGGAAGGTGGAGAAGGAGCTGgcgaggagcggcggcggcggaggcggaggggggacgtcgtcgggaaACCCCGGGGGGGAGgtcaccccgtcgccgcgagaaTCAGCCGGCTGA
- a CDS encoding predicted protein, translated as MGRVTVFASAGCSHCARAKAFLDARGVPYAVIDLTTRPARLADQRALTGSSSVPQVLFNREVVGGADDLEALEAELGPDGFLERVREALAAPDPTTPRLALDADDPVATPTPSRPPMPRHDDDDDDDDDEPIVATLNGVRFGFVAMIRELRSIVRVGDSAPRGLMRVVQRRCFTGADLVTALLRKHPSDLGREAAAAFAQRLCDAQVVREVGGSNPAHAFKIRFRDERRALYRLQPDNHPGWLNPWRLAWINRRDDALARDDPAQLCAALRAEFTSLCDAHADVANPGAVRYDAVRATPDFERLRVSACALRQVRLDALGRKTRLAFLINAYNLTVGLAIAAFGAPRTRAQRRTFFHDVQLCVGGDAYSLSDIEHGLLRGNRREPYRLFRPFAASDPRVRFATVRIPGGDSPGGDSPGGDSPVDARIHFALNCGAKSCPPVSSYTSADVESELEAAAEAFVEGSTFVDVPTRTVTTSAIFRWYARDFGGTDEEVLGRIRGWMPVGRPERSALEGMLADGRGGVRLAYASYDWTTNASDSTSDYDATATRSEYSWLLGG; from the coding sequence ATGGGTCGCGTCACCGTattcgcctccgccgggtgTTCGCACTGCGCCAGGGCGAAGGcgttcctcgacgcgcgtgggGTCCCGTACGCGGTCATCGACCTCacgacgcgtcccgcgcgacTCGCGGACCAGCGCGCGCTGACGGGATCCTCCTCGGTGCCCCAGGTGCTCTTCAACCGCGAGGtggtgggcggcgccgacgacctggaggcgctggaggcggagctcggACCGGACGGGTTCCTGGAAAGGGTGCGAGaagcgctcgccgcgccggacccgacgacgccgcgactcgcgctcgacgccgacgaccccgtcgcgacgcccacgcccaGCCGCCCGCCGATGCCccgccacgacgacgacgacgacgacgacgacgacgagcccatCGTCGCCACGCTGAACGGCGTCCGCTTCGGGTTCGTGGCGATGATACGCGAGCTTCGATCGATCGTGCGCGTCGGAGACAGCGCGCCCAGAGGGTTGATGCGCGTCGTCCAAAGGCGGTGCTTCACCGGCGCCGAtctcgtcaccgcgctgctccgcAAGCACCCCAGCGACTTGGGCagggaagccgccgccgcgttcgcgcagcGGCTGTGCGACGCGcaggtcgtccgcgaggtcggcggttcgaaccccgcgcacgcgttcaAAATTCGTttccgcgacgaacgacgcgcgctcTACAGGCTCCAGCCGGATAATCACCCGGGCTGGTTGAACCCGTGGAGACTGGCTTGGATCaaccgacgcgacgacgctctcgctcgcgacgacccggcacagctgtgcgccgcgctcaggGCGGAGTTTACGTCGCTGTGCGACGCACACGCCGACGTTGCGAATCCGGGTGCCGTGCGCTACGACGCCGTGAGAGCTACGCCCGACTTTGAACGTCTGCGGGTGAGCGCGTGCGCTTTGCGGCAAGTTCGTCTCGACGCTTTGGGTCGCAAGACTCGCCTCGCGTTCTTGATCAACGCGTACAACCTAACTGTGGGtctcgcgatcgccgcgttcggcgcgccgaggaccaGGGCCCAACGGCGAACCTTCTTTCACGAcgtccagctgtgcgtcggcggcgacgcgtactCGCTGAGCGACATCGAGCACGGTTTGCTGCGGGGGAACAGACGCGAGCCGTACCGTCTGTTCcggccgttcgccgcgtccgacccGAGGGTTCGGTTCGCGACGGTTCGAATtccgggcggtgactcaccgggcggtgactcaccgggcggtgactcaccggttGACGCGCGGATCCACTTCGCGCTCAACTGCGGCGCTAAGTCGTGTCCGCCGGTGTCTTCGTACACCTCGGCGGACGTCGAGTcggagctggaggcggcggcggaggcgttcgTGGAGGGTTCGACGTTCGTGGACGTGCCCACGCggacggtgacgacgtccgcgatcTTTCGGTGGTACGCTCGCGACTTTGGGGGaaccgacgaggaggttctGGGACGGATTCGCGGTTGGATGCCGGTGGGGCGCCCGGAGAGGTCGGCGTTGGAGGGGATGCTGGCggacgggcggggcggcgtgCGCTTGGCGTACGCGTCGTACGATtggacgacgaacgcgagcgacTCGACGAGCGATtacgacgcgaccgcgacgcgttcggagTACAGCTGGCTGCTCGGCGGGTGA
- a CDS encoding predicted protein, producing MEETINRRCLGRGPVSVRRRRRRRRFSVDERHEIMRGVYLSTQYGGSVRFALGFVAGILLRETHLLRKGRRPPKSVLVPVRGYKGTSSADRARETEGPDAGPLVFVRRLEAGDYAKGFMELLAVLTTVGDVAEGDFIRRVRDVASGPEYVYVVEENGRIIATGTLVVERKFARSCGVVGHIEDIAVLTSAQGRGLGKVIIHALMRVAERMGCYKVILDCAEKNVAFYEKCGLTQKEIQMVKYFID from the coding sequence ATGGAAGAGACGATAAACCGCCGgtgcctcgggcgcgggccagtgtcggtccgccgccgccgccgccgacgtcggttctccgtcgacgagcgtcACGAGATCATGCGAGGCGTGTACCTGTCCACGCAGTACGGCGGCAGCGTGCGCTTCGCGCTCGGGTTCGTGGCGGggatcctcctccgcgagacCCACCTCCTGCGCAAGGGCCGGCGCCCGCCCAAATCGGTGCTCGTCCCCGTGCGAGGGTACAAGGGAACCTCCtccgccgatcgcgcccggGAGACGGAGGGACCGGACGCCGGGCCGCTTGTGTTCGTGCGCAGGCTCGAGGCCGGAGACTACGCCAAGGGCTTCatggagctcctcgccgtcctgaccacggtcggcgacgtcgccgagggcgatTTCATCCGGAGggtgcgcgacgtcgcgagcgggCCCGAGTACGTgtacgtcgtcgaggagaacGGGAGGATCATCGCCACCGGGACGCTGGTGGTGGAGCGCAAGTTCGCGAGGTcgtgcggcgtcgtcgggcacATAGAGGACATAGCGGTGCTGACGTCCGCGCAGGGGCGGGGGCTGGGCAAGGTGATCATCCACGCGCtcatgcgcgtcgcggagcggaTGGGATGTTACAAGGTGATCCTGGACTGCGCGGAGAAGAACGTCGCGTTTTACGAGAAGTGCGGCCTGACGCAGAAGGAGATCCAGATGGTCAAGTACTTCATCGACTGA
- a CDS encoding predicted protein, translating to MSAITTTTRTTAAATVSPRGPCRRTVTASASPRGDAEASSSSSTSPSSPPVHLRRRHALVALVAAAVAPSGPEQRASALPLAPLGEVKRVGGDKRTDLTAEKVRDQLERDLRDGQYFVTGNLTREIFADDCRFTDPTNDVVGLSRYLTALGLLFDPATSSVDLYDIKVTSPNTVEADWQLQGYLRFPWKPRVDPYSGHTVYSLDPETKLVRSQFQTWNISGAKAIAESFTPTTGPGT from the coding sequence ATGAGCGCGATAACGACCACCACCCGCAcgaccgcggccgcgacggtctCGCCCCGCGGCCCGTGTCGAcgcaccgtcaccgcgtcggcatcgccgcggggcgacgccgaggcctcgtcgtcgtcgtccacctcgccatcctcgccgcccgtccACCTTCGAAGAcggcacgcgctcgtcgccctcgtggCTGCCGCGGTGGCCCCATCCGGCCCCGAACAacgcgcctcggcgctgcccctcgcgccactcggcgaggtcaagcgcgtcggcggcgacaagCGCACCGACCTCACCGCCGAGAAGGTCCGCGACCAGCTCGAGAGAgacctccgcgacggtcaGTACTTCGTCACCGGCAACCTGACGCGGGAGATCTTCGCGGACGACTGCAGGTTCACCGATCCCACCAACGACGTCGTGGGCCTGTCGCGCTACCTCACCGCCCTCGGCCTGCTCTTcgatccggcgacgtcgtccgtgGACCTGTACGACATCAAGGTGACGTCGCCAAACACGGTGGAGGCGGACTGGCAGTTGCAGGGCTACTTACGGTTCCCGTGGAAACCCAGGGTGGATCCTTACTCGGGCCACACCGTGTACTCTCTCGACCCCGAGACGAAGCTGGTGCGGAGCCAGTTCCAGACGTGGAACATATCGGGCGCGAAAGCCATCGCGGAGTCGttcacgccgacgacgggaccGGGCACGTGA
- a CDS encoding predicted protein (Encodes a protein containing Myb domain with hydroxyproline-rich glycoprotein (HRGP) motifs), translating to MYKRDRGGFGPPKDRDDRYRRDDGRDGPDGGGAPGGWDRGRGGAPGDRDRGDRGWGDRGGHGGPAPHRPSMMSGSHPNARPSLLTSPTGNQRPRMHMPMGRANDQFYQSSNHFNDDFDEEGEIAAAPPQPAGPPPMTHPRMQGKTCHRCGGVGHFARDCPSSRDNRTCRVCGEVGHIARDCPMNRQGGPPPVQKPSDRDWDTPRESNRDAARNRERGYNEPDRAPPVPIRKSFSHERWGGGGATREDGELTAPSYAKNAQEGPHVSRAAAPVDVDRPPLSVPPRGGGVETDGGGGYADRGEVAVTHRGESVNLGGLTRFSSAPPGPTSLDDFGAAGAAASTPTTHAAKKGGWGGGLGAKASASKGAWGKGLARSKSALPGVGGGGDDSNQPPTPADGAKGVSSFAVPAPSPSFAFPDDASNPPLPGGPPPPGQEIRQDLRTPPPDWEDPTAKAARLAAFRADAAAKKELVDDLAKKKGDIMTAMEETDAEIEKLELEIAELDERDVNDKEQAEEQARHQEARLDRELDNLKRSVERAERNAEKAAVEAEEAKTKAEKLRKKAGLNKAGEIDPAAAAEAAARSRRCAEMIQEMVTGDEPRADVVARIVRANEQVANKSHDGLKHTCGLPLANELPRVSVEEIAARNFATENDPSRAGVRDAVKDVLRRRRAAVADKQLTLAVTYLKRREKWRVRMVAADRTRLEKMYGVKPGGKLPTPGSRGSGRLNSSMAGVAKSDYEEMQILQQLQRVEALKSIIKLPPQVLDPEERRLAAFKSRNALVEDPVAEVDALKLVRPWTAEEKKTFHEKFASFGKNFKRIAAFIDGRTTADCVVYYYQRQKTDDGFKGRRRALAKKKRAYAEAKRMTGGAWSNNAAGQAAQAAQQRAQREAQQRAIEEQQEAERKARAEKRKQARAGTGKTPKSAKKAAKPEAEAEGGDEGDEESNKPVSRSASEADLSTKGQAWTANEKKSFLAALAEHGKDFKAIAAAVGSKSQTAAKAFFGKHKKSLSLEKIVDDHAKAKAKEEKKSAAAKKKAPAKDEPAEKPETPAPGGAQDHAAHAAAGAQLAAAHAAAAAAAMAAYQQAVAAGAAATDPMLQAMLAGQMPTSGVAPDPAAMMAMFQQAMAAAAGGAGAGAPAVKAEETAAAAAAPSFFPSAETGAKRARDDDDDGDKEKASKAAKKEDGASAQASAGPPLSTAAAAAAAQAAKEGELPTASLKWGEGGGED from the exons ATGTACAAGCGAGACCGCGGGGGCTTCGGTCCCCCCAAGGATCGCGACGATCGATACCGCAGG GACgacggtcgcgacgggccCGACGGGGGCGGAGCCCCGGGGGGGTGGGaccgcggccgaggaggcgcgccggGAGACAGGGACAggggcgaccgcggctggggagaccgcggcgggcacggcggcCCGGCACCGCACCGCCCCTCCATGATGTCCGGCTCGCACCCGAACGCGAGACCGTCGCTGCTGACCTCCCCGACGGGCAACCAGCGCCCGCGCATGCACATGCCCATGGGCCGCGCCAACGATCAGTTCTACCAATCGTCCAATCACTTCAACGACGatttcgacgaggagggcgagattgcggcggcgccgccgcagccggcGGGTCCGCCTCCGATGACGCACCCGCGGATGCAGGGGAAGACGTGCCACaggtgcggcggcgtcggccacTTCGCGCGCGACTGCCCCTCGTCCAGGGATAACAGGACGTGCAGGGTCTGCGGCGAGGTTGGACACATTGCGCGAGATTGCCCGATGAACCGACAGGGAGGACCGCCGCCCGTACAGAAGCCGAGCGACAGGGACTGGGACACCCCCAGGGAATCCAACAGGGACGCCGCCAGgaaccgcgagcgcgggtaTAACGAgcccgaccgcgcgccgccggtgcccatTCGCAAGAGCTTCAGCCACGAGCgatggggcggcggcggcgcgacgcgcgaagaCGGAGAGCTGACTGCTCCTTCATACGCAAAAAATGCACAAGAGGGCCCCCACGtttcgcgcgcggcggcccccgtggacgtcgaccGTCCCCCTCTTTccgtccctcctcgcggcgggggcgtcgagacggacggcggcggcggttacGCCGATCGCGGGGAGGTGGCTGTGACGCATCGCGGCGAATCGGTGAATCTCGGTGGTTTGACCCGATTCTCATCCGCGCCCCCCGGTCCCACCTCGCTCGACGACTTTGGGGctgcgggcgcggcggcgtccacgccgacgacgcacgccgccaagaagggcgggtggggcggcgggctcggcgccaaGGCTTCCGCGAGCAAGGGGGCTTGGGGGAAAGGTTTGGCGAGGTCCAAGTCGGCGctgcccggcgtcggcggcggcggcgacgactcgaaccagccgccgacgcccgcggacggcgcgaagggTGTCTCCTCTTTCGCGGtaccggcgccctcgccctccttcgcgTTCCCCGACGACGCTTCCAACCCGCCCTTGCCCGGcggcccgcccccgcccggccAGGAGATTCGTCAAGATTTgcgcaccccgccgccggactgGGAGGATCCAACGGCGAaagccgcgaggctcgccgcgttcagggcggacgccgccgcgaagaaggagctGGTGGATGACCTCGCGAAGAAAAAGGGCGACATCATGAccgcgatggaggagacggacgcggagattGAGAAGCTGGAGCTGGAGATTGCCGAGCTGGACGAGCGTGACGTGAACGATAAGgagcaggcggaggagcAGGCTCGGCACCAGGAGGCGCGACTGGACCGGGAGCTGGATAACCTCAAGCGGtcggtggagcgcgcggagagaaacgcggagaaggcggcggtggaggcggaggaggctaaGACCAAGGCGGAGAAGCTGCGCAAGAAGGCGGGTCTGAACAAAGCCGGCGAGATTGAcccggcggctgccgcggaggctgcggctcGATCGAGGCGATGCGCCGAGATGATCCAGGAGAtggtcaccggcgacgagccccgcgccgacgtcgtcgcgaggatCGTGCGCGCCAACGAACAAGTCGCGAACAAGTCCCACGACGGCCTCAAGCACACGTGCGGGTTGCCGCTGGCGAACGAGCTGCCCCGCGTCTccgtcgaggagatcgcggcgaGAAACTTCGCGACGGAGAACGACccgtcccgcgcgggggtgcgcgacgccgtcaaggACGTCttacgacgccgacgcgccgcggtggcggacaAGCAGCTCACGCTGGCGGTGACGTATCTCAAACGCCGCGAGAAGTGGCGCGTGCGCATGGTGGCGGCGGACAGAACGAGGCTGGAGAAGATGTACGGGGTCAAGCCGGGGGGTAAGCTGCCGACGCCCGGGTCGCGCGGCTCAGGCCGGCTCAACTCGTCCAtggcgggcgtcgccaaGTCGGATTACGAGGAGATGCAGATTTTGCAGCAGCTGCAGCGCGTGGAGGCGCTCAAATCCATCATCAAGCTCCCGCCGCAGGTTTTGGACCCGGAGGAGCGGCGGTTGGCGGCGTTCAAATCTCGCAacgccctcgtcgaggatcccgtcgccgaggtggacgcgctcaagctcgTCAGGCCGTggaccgccgaggagaagaagacgTTTCACGAAAAGTTTGCCTCGTTTGGCAAAAATTTCAaacgcatcgccgccttcaTCGACGGCCGCACCACCGCGGATTGCGTGGTGTACTACTACCAGCGGCAGAAGACGGACGACGGGTTCAAGGGCAGACGAagggcgctcgcgaagaagaagcgcgcgtacgccgaggcgaagcgaATGACGGGGGGCGCGTGGAGCAACAACGCGGCGGGtcaggcggcgcaggcggcgcagcaacgcgcgcagcgcgaggcgcagcagcgcgccatcgaggagcagcaggaggcggagcgcaaggctcgcgccgagaaGCGCAAGCAGGCCAGGGCGGGGACCGGTAAGACGCCCAAgagcgcgaagaaggcggccaagccggaggctgaggcggagggaggcgatgagggcgacgaggagtccAACAAACCCGTGTCCAGATCCGCGTCCGAGGCTGACCTCAGCACCAAAGGTCAGGCGTGGACCGCGAACGAGAAGAAgtcgttcctcgcggcgctcgccgagcacggcAAGGATTTcaaggcgatcgccgcggcggtggggagCAAGTCtcagacggcggcgaaggcgtttTTCGGAAAGCACAAAAAGTCGCTAAGCCTCGAGAAGATCGTGGACGATcacgccaaggccaaggccaaggaggagaagaagtcggcggcggcgaagaagaaggcgccCGCCAAGGACGAACCCGCGGAGAAACCcgagacgcccgcgccgggtggAGCGCAGGATCACGCGgctcacgcggcggcgggagcacagctggcggcggctcacgcggcggcggcggcggcggcgatggcggcgtacCAACAGGCTGTCgcagccggcgccgcggcgaccgacccGATGCTTcaggcgatgctcgcggggCAGATGCCCACGTCCGGGGTGGCGccggaccccgcggcgatgatggcgATGTTCCAAcaggcgatggcggcggcggcgggtggcgcgggcgctggcgctcCCGCGGTGAAGGCTGAAGAaacagccgccgccgccgcggctccttCGTTTTTCCCCTCGGCCGAGACCGGCGCCAAGCGCGcccgagacgacgacgacgacggggataaggagaaggcgagcaaggctgcgaagaaggaggacggggcgagcgcgcaggcgtcggcgggtccgccgctgagcacggcggcggcggcggcggcggcgcaggctgcCAAGGAGGGCGAGCTTCCGACCGCATCGCTCAAgtggggcgagggcgggggcgaggatTGA
- a CDS encoding predicted protein, with product MAVARSPRSNSRGTARRTPATAKHRRRGVPLHVRAAYGESKPDGTWVEKPQNAFGNLINLAKGQREIVQAGTPVLRQMAEEIPLDRIDSATIQELIQEMISIMRNRGVGLAAPQIGVPYRIFVMEDTEEGMSDVSKDDLVAQERAPFPAKVIINPTVTPVSNQSCAFFEGCLSVRVRGYGGDGKPVDFVAKGWQARIAQHEMDHLDGVLYVDRMDSRTFRRVDLLDQPLPGAHPELGPAPVVGKCADFAGPRAGGGAGGEGGMAVEDVEGFIGKKKSKAGRRKSR from the exons ATGGCCGTCGCGCGATCCCCGAGGTCCAACTCGCGCGGCACCGCCCGGAGAACACCCGCCACCGCCAaacaccgccgacgcggggtcCCGCTCCACGTCAGGGCAGCCTACGGCGAGTCCAAGCCCGACGGCACGTGGGTCGAGAAGCCGCAGAACGCTTTCGGCAACTTGATAAACCTCGCCAAGGGCCAACGCGAGATCGTGCAAGCCGGCACCCCCGTGCTGAGGCAGATGGCGGAGGAGATCCCCTTGGACCGCATCGACAGCGCCACCATACAGGAACTGATACAGGAGATGATCTCCATCATGCGcaatcgcggcgtcgggctcgcggcgcctcAGATTGGCGTTCCCTACCGCATCTTCGTCATGGAGGACACCGAGGAAGGCATGAGCGACGTCTCCAaggacgacctcgtcgcgcaggaGCGCGCCCCGTTCCCGGCGAAGGTTATCATCAACCCCACGGTCACCCCCGTGTCGAACCAGTCGTGCGCTTTCTTCGAGGGCTGCCTCAGC GTGCGGGTCCGTGggtacggcggcgacggcaagcCGGTGGACTTCGTCGCGAAGGGATGGCAGGCGCGAATCGCCCAGCACGAGATGGAtcacctcgacggcgtgctcTACGTGGACAGGATGGACTCGCGGACTTTTCGAAGGGTCGACTTGCTGGACCAGCCGTTGCCCGGCGCGCACCCGGAGCTCGgtcccgcgccggtggtTGGTAAGTGCGCGGATTTCGCGGGGCCGAGGGCCGGCGggggagccggcggcgagggggggatggcggtggaggacgtcgaggggTTCATAGGTAAAAAGAAGAGTAAGGCCGGGAGAAGAAAGTCGAGGTGA